From the genome of Bradyrhizobium sp. G127:
GCACTGACGGTGCTGATGTCGTCGGTACTGATCGGCCTGAATTTCGCCAACTGGCTGGTGGCGCCGATCCGGCGGCTGATGGGCGCGGCCAAACTCGTCTCCACCGGAGACCTCCATGTCCAGGTGCCTGTGATCAAATCCGAAGGCGACCTCGCCAATCTCGGCGAGACCTTCAACAAGATGACGCAGGAGCTGCGGACCCAGCGTGACGATCTTGTCAATGCGAGCGGCCTGATCGACAGCCGCCGCCGGTTCATCGAAGCGGTTCTGTCATCGGCGAGCGCAGGTATCATCGGCGTCGATGGCGACGGCAAGATCGCCGTCCTCAACCGTTCGGCAGAAAAACTGATCGGACATTCGGAATCGGAAGTGATGGGCAAGCCGTTGTCCGAAATCGTTCCGGAACTCGACGACTTGATGGCGACGGCGCGCAGCAGTGCGCAGCGCCTTTTACAGGGCCAGATCGACGTCAGCCGCGACAATATCTCGCGCAATCTCTCGGTGCGCGTCAGTTCGGAGCAGACCGGACAATCGAATGAGAGTTACATCATCACGCTTGACGACATCACCGAACTGGTGACGGCGCAGCGCACATCGGCGTGGGCGGACGTCGCCCGCCGTATTGCGCACGAGATCAAGAATCCGCTGACGCCGATTCAGTTGTCCGCCGAACGTATCCGCCGCAAGTTCGGCAAGGTGATTACAGAAGACCGGCCGATCTTTGACCAATGTACAGATACAATCATCCGCCAGGTCGACGATATCCGCAGAATGGTCGATGAATTCTCCAAGTTTGCGCGGATGCCGAAGCCTGTCATCGAGGGCGAAGATGTCGCGGACACTGTCCGTCAGACGGTATTTTTGATGCGGGTCGGATATCCCGACGTCGATATCGAAGTCGACATCAAACAGGAGCCCATGCTCGCGAAGTTCGACCGGCGGCTAATTTCACAGGGGCTGACGAACATTATCAAGAACGCGACGGAAGCCATCGCGGCTGTTCCTCCTGGAGAAATCGAGCGCGGGCGCATCGACGTCATCGCCGCGCGCGAAAACGACGATATCGTGATCGATGTTGTGGATAACGGAATTGGGCTGCCCAAAGAAAGCCGTGCACGGCTGCTTGAGCCTTACGTCACCACCCGCGAGAAGGGCACCGGCCTCGGCCTCGCAATCGTCGGCCGTGTTCTGGAGGATCACGGTGGACGTATCGAACTGAACGACGCATCCGTACTGCGTCCCGGCGCACGGGGTGCATGGGTGCGAATGAGATTCTCCATCTCGGGACAGGCGAAAGACGCTGCGACCGAAGAGCCAAAAACAGAAATAGAAGCCGTAACCGGCAATTGACAGAGCGGGCGTGATTCATGGCGAATGATATTTTGATCGTCGATGACGAAGCTGACATTCGGGACCTCGTCGCGGGCATTCTCGACGATGAGGGTTTCAAGACGCGCACGGCGCGCGACAGCGACACCGCGCTCGCTGAGATTTCCAGTCGCCGACCGAACTTGATTTTCCTCGATATCTGGCTGCAAGGCAGCAAGCTGGACGGCCTGCAACTGCTCGAGCAGATCAAGCGCGAACACCCCGAAGTGCCCGTGGTGATGATTTCGGGCCACGGCAACATCGAGACAGCGGTCGCTGCGATCAAGCGCGGCGCATATGATTTTATTGAAAAGCCGTTCAAGGCCGACCGCCTGATCCTGGTGGCGAACCGCGCACTGGAAACATCGCGCCTCAAACGCGAAGTCCGCGAACTCAAACAGCATGCGCCATCGTCCGGCACGCTCATCGGCCGATCACCCTGCATGAACCAGTTGCGCCAGACCATTGATCGGGCGGCCAAGGCCAACAGTCGCATCATGATCGTCGGCCCGTCGGGCGGTGGCAAGGAGCTAGCGGCGCGCACGCTGCATGCGATGTCGAGCCGCGCGGAGGGACCTTTCGTCGTCATCAACGCTGCGGCGATCACCCCGGAGCGGATGGAAGTCGAACTGTTCGGCGTCGAATTGTCCGACGGTGAAACCGGCCGCAAACCGGGCGCTCTCGAAGAGGCGCACGGCGGTACATTGTTCATCGACGAGATCGCCGACATGCCGCGCGAAACCCAGAACCGGATTTTGCGGGTGCTGGTGGACCAGACTTTCCAGCGCGCAGGCGGCACCACCAAGGTCAGCGTGGACGTGCGCATCGTTTCGTCGACAGCGCGCAATCTGGAAGCCGAGATCGCGGAGGGAAAATTCCGCGAGGACCTTTATCATCGACTGTCGGTCGTTCCGATCCGCGTTCCGCCGCTGTCGGAGCGGCGTGAGGATATTCCCGAACTGGTCGAATATTTCATGGATCAGATTTCATCAGCGACCGGCCTGCCGAAACGGCGGATAGGCGAAGACGCGATGGCAGTGCTGCAATCGCATGTCTGGCCGGGCAACGTCCGCCAGTTGCGCAACAATGTCGAGCGCGTGATGATCCTTGCGGGCGGCGATGCTGAGGCCGCCATTACAGCGGACATGCTGCCGCAGGACGTCGGCTCGATGATTCCTGCGATGCCGACGGGTAACAACGGCGAGCACATCATGGGCCTGCCGCTGCGCGAAGCTCGCGAGGTGTTCGAGCGCGACTATCTGATCGCGCAGATCAGCCGCTTTTCCGGCAACATCTCGCGCACGGCGGAGTTTGTCGGCATGGAGCGCTCGGCGCTGCATCGCAAGCTCAAGGCGCTGGGCGTGGGGTAGTTAAATGTCCCGCATTGCCTATGTGAACGGCCAGTACCGCGACATGCGCGACGCC
Proteins encoded in this window:
- a CDS encoding PAS domain-containing sensor histidine kinase, with product MTTAETSAQSFDPSVAESPGRPLRRLFAPVAVGLALLSAFLTFVVLTGLTPIAPTHQVVVTFLLINGATILLLLGIIAREVWQVVQARRRGRAAARLHVQIVSLFSVIAVLPAVLVSIVANVTIDRGLDRLFSVRTRAVIENSLIVANAYVYEHAQLIRGDIIGMSSDIARARPLFDQDRQTFRNILTSSAASRNLPGAMIIDKDRNILETAATGIRQDFQTPAGDFLRNVTEDEPQIGVFIEQNYVAAVIRLRAFDNTFLYVARLLDPRVVAQLRQTQDSVKEYAELESRRLGIQVAFALMFTVIALTVLMSSVLIGLNFANWLVAPIRRLMGAAKLVSTGDLHVQVPVIKSEGDLANLGETFNKMTQELRTQRDDLVNASGLIDSRRRFIEAVLSSASAGIIGVDGDGKIAVLNRSAEKLIGHSESEVMGKPLSEIVPELDDLMATARSSAQRLLQGQIDVSRDNISRNLSVRVSSEQTGQSNESYIITLDDITELVTAQRTSAWADVARRIAHEIKNPLTPIQLSAERIRRKFGKVITEDRPIFDQCTDTIIRQVDDIRRMVDEFSKFARMPKPVIEGEDVADTVRQTVFLMRVGYPDVDIEVDIKQEPMLAKFDRRLISQGLTNIIKNATEAIAAVPPGEIERGRIDVIAARENDDIVIDVVDNGIGLPKESRARLLEPYVTTREKGTGLGLAIVGRVLEDHGGRIELNDASVLRPGARGAWVRMRFSISGQAKDAATEEPKTEIEAVTGN
- a CDS encoding sigma-54 dependent transcriptional regulator — encoded protein: MANDILIVDDEADIRDLVAGILDDEGFKTRTARDSDTALAEISSRRPNLIFLDIWLQGSKLDGLQLLEQIKREHPEVPVVMISGHGNIETAVAAIKRGAYDFIEKPFKADRLILVANRALETSRLKREVRELKQHAPSSGTLIGRSPCMNQLRQTIDRAAKANSRIMIVGPSGGGKELAARTLHAMSSRAEGPFVVINAAAITPERMEVELFGVELSDGETGRKPGALEEAHGGTLFIDEIADMPRETQNRILRVLVDQTFQRAGGTTKVSVDVRIVSSTARNLEAEIAEGKFREDLYHRLSVVPIRVPPLSERREDIPELVEYFMDQISSATGLPKRRIGEDAMAVLQSHVWPGNVRQLRNNVERVMILAGGDAEAAITADMLPQDVGSMIPAMPTGNNGEHIMGLPLREAREVFERDYLIAQISRFSGNISRTAEFVGMERSALHRKLKALGVG